The genomic interval CATTCGGACTTTTACGAGAAAGAGTTTCAAACATTCTTGTAATCGATGAAAACAAGGAAGGTCTTGAAGGACCGTGGGAAACCTATGCACGTATGGTCACCTTACGCACTCCTAAACATTTAACCTCCATCGATCTTGGAATCCCTTCTCTTACATTTCGTTCTTGGTGGGAAGCACAATTTGGTGTGGAAGGATGGGAGAAAGTCGATAAAATTCCACGTGGCGATTGGATGAATTATCTAAGATGGTATAGAGAAATCCTTCAATTACCTGTTCATAATGAAGTAAAACTTACTTTAATTGAACCATTAGAAAAAGGATTACATCGTCTTCATACTCAAAAAAAAGGCGCTATCTCTTCTTCTATACTAGCTCGAAAGGTAATTCTTGCAACCGGCATCCAAGGAGGAGGAGAGTGGCATGTCCCACCAATGATTTCCAATAACCTCCCCTCTTATTTATATGCTCATACCTCCGCGCCAATTAATTTTAATTCCTTACAAGGGAAAAAAGTAGCTATTCTAGGGGGTGGGGCATCAGCTTTTGATAATGCTAATTTTGCTTTATCAAAAGGGATATCTGAAGCACATGTGTTTGTTCGTCGCAAAAAAATGCAGCGCATTAATCCAATTAGACAAATGGAAGTGTCTGGAATGATTGAACATTTCCCTGCTTTATCAGATGAAGATAAATATGCAGGCATTGCCCACTTCTTTCAGCATAATCAACCACCTACGAACGATACTTTTAACCGAGCATCTTCCTGGTCAGGATTTCATCTTCACCTTGACTCACCGTGGGTAAAAGTCGCAGAAAAAGGAGATAAAGCAGAAATAACTACTCCAAAAGGGACCTATCTCTTTGATTTCTTATTCATTAGCACAGGGTTAATGACAGACCCTAAACTACGTCCAGAATTACGCTTAATTGAAAGGCATATTGCCCGTTGGAAAGACCGATATGATGCCCCAGAAGAAATAGCTTCTCCAACGCTTGATGCACATCCTTATTTAAGCCTTGGTTTTTCTTTTATTAGCAGAGACAAAAAAGGTGAAGCGTTGCTCCATGGCATATACTCTTTTAATTATGCTGCTTTAATTAGCTGTGGATTATCGGCATCGGCGCTATCTGGAATGAGATATGGTATACCTCGCATTGTTTCAGCTGTAACCGATGAATTATTTGTGGACGATAAAGAGGCTAACTTAAAAGACTTTTTCGAATACGATGTGGAAGAGTTCACTGGCGAATGGCCTGTTAATCAAGAAGACCCTTCAGAAATAGTTTAATAGAAAAGGCTAAAACTGATTTGTATACAGTCTTAGCCTTTTTTTTGCATGTTTTAAATAAGATAAGTTGGGTATAAATAACAATATTGATTATTAATTGATACATATTATCATTTGGGAGGTATGGAAGTGGAAAATAAAAAAACGGAGCAATTAAAGAAATACACCATTGATAATGAACAAAAAGCTGGCTTAACGACCAACCAAGGATTAAAAATGGCAGAGGATGAGTTCTCATTAAAAGCCGGCTTACGAGGACCTACTCTAATGGAGGACTTTCACTTTAGGGAAAAAATGACTCATTTTGACCATGAAAGAATTCCTGAGCGAATAGTTCATGCACGTGGAGTAGGAGCTCATGGTGTTTTTCAATTATACGAATCCCTTGAACAATACACCAAAGCAGATTTCCTAAATGATACAAGTAAAACCACGCCTGTTTTCGTCCGATTTTCTACGGTTCAGGGCTCTAGAGGTTCTAGTGATACAGTTCGAGATGTGCGCGGGTTTGCTGTTAAGTTTTATACCGATGAAGGTAATTATGATTTAGTTGGGAATAATATTCCTATATTCTTCATCCAAGATGCAATTAAATTTCCTGATTTTGTTCACGCAGTAAAGCCTGAGCCTCATAATGAAATTCCACAAGGAGCTAGTGCGCATGATACCTTTTGGGATTTCGCTGGGCAAAATCATGAAATAGCTCATATGCTTATGTGGGTGATGAGTGATCGGGCAATCCCCCGCAGCCTCCGTATGATGGAGGGCTTTGGTGTGCACACCTTCCGCCTTATTAATAAAGAAGGAAAGGCTCATTTTGTTAAGTTTCATTGGAAACCAAAGCTCGGCATTCATTCACAGGTTTGGGATGAAGCACAAAAGTCAGCAGGAAAAAATCCTGACTTCCATCGCCAAGATTTATATGAAGCAATTGAAAAAGGTGATTACCCAGAATGGGAATTAGGCTTACAAATCATTCCTGAAGAAGACGAATTTGCATTTGATTTTGACATCTTAGATCCTACTAAAATATGGCCAGAAGAAGCGGTTCCTGTCAAAATTGTTGGAAAGATGACCTTAAATAAAAATGTTGATAATTTCTTTGCGGAAACAGAGCAAGTCGCATTTCATCCTGGACATGTAGTCCCGGGAATAGACTTTTCCAACGATCCATTACTACAGGGGCGTCTATTCTCCTATACCGATACACAATTATCCAGACTTGGCGGACCTAACTTCCACCAAATTCCGATTAATAAGCCAGTATGTCCTTTTCACAATAATCAAAGAGATGGCATGCATCAAATGGCCATTCATCACGGACAAACAAGCTACCATAATAATACTTTAAATAATAATCAGCCAGAACCAGTACCTGTTGAACAAGGCGGTTATGAGCATTATCAGGAAAAGGTTGATGGCAAAAAAATAAGAGGCCGAAGTGAAAGCTTCCTTGATTTCTATTCCCAAGCAAAATTATTCTATAATAGCTTAGCTCCATTTGAACAACAGCATGTGAAAAATGCATTTAGTTTTGAGCTAGGAAAGTGCAAGTCAGAGACTGTAAAAAATAATGCGGTAGAACTTCTCAACCGAATTGATCGCAGCATTGCTGAAGAAGTAGCCAAAAACATTGGAGCTGTATTGCCTAAAGAAAACCTTGAGGTAAATTCAACGAAAAAGTCTCCTGCATTAAGCATGGCGAATACCGTAAAAAAACCAGACACTCGCTCTGTTGCTATCCTTTTAAACGGAGAACCTGATAAAGCACAATTACTTCAATGGGTTCAAACATTAGCAGCAAATAAAGTCAATTTCAGCATCGTTGATAAATCATTGCATACGATAGATGGAGAGTTGAAGGTGACCGATACGTATGATACAGCGGATGCCAGCCTTTTTGACGCTGCTCTGCTTATTAGCACCAACGGCAAAATCGAGACTAAAGCCATTGAATTTATTGAAATGACTTTTAATCACTATAAACCCTTAGGGATTTCTGTAAGTGACTATGCAGTATTAAATAAAAGCCGTGTGCCAATTAACGAGGCAGGTATATTCGATTTTGCAAAGGATACCATGGACGATTTTGTTACTGGTATAGCAGAAGCTCGATTTTGGAATAGAGCCGTATAAAAGAAAAGGATTTGCTTATATCCCTCCGATATGAGCAAATCTTTTTTTCCCCTTTAACACCTTCATTTATATTCTTCATGGAAGAATGAAAAAAAGACGACAATTTATGATTTTATCCGCCCATAGTAACTGTTCTCTATACTTAGAAAAATACGGGCTATTATACATATGACGTCTTTTTATCTTTTCATCAAAAAATAAAATAGGATTAAATTTTTCTTCATATAAATCTAAAACCTGTATATCCTTTATAGAACTGTTTTCCTTACTACCATTTACCACCCTATTTAGAAATGCTCCATTTAAACTTTTCTGATTCGGATGTGTAAAAACGACCAATAGGTTCATATGAATTCCCCTCCACATAGTTATCAAATGATAATTGTTTATTGATAATTTTTTATGCTATCTTACCTATGAGGTGATTCATTTTGAATGAAAAACAATTTTTCCAGAACTTTATTACATTTACTGCTTCTGTACATCAACTTAAGCATGCATTAACAAATGATTTAAGACCAAGGGATTTAACTCCCATTCAATACAGTATGCTTGAATATATTTCTGTAAATCAGCCAGTAATTCCAAGCGATATAAGTGAATGTCAGCAAATATCCATGCCCAATACAAGCAGGGAGATAAAAAAGTTACTGGAGAAAAACTTAATTACTAAATATGCAGATGAAAAAGATCGTAGAAAACAATATATCGTCCTTACCAAAGAAGGAA from Niallia sp. FSL W8-0635 carries:
- a CDS encoding NAD(P)-binding domain-containing protein, encoding MSLEALNNRVQTDLAYLNYGGPNWVRPKIHSEGHVFDVVIVGGGQSGLGIAFGLLRERVSNILVIDENKEGLEGPWETYARMVTLRTPKHLTSIDLGIPSLTFRSWWEAQFGVEGWEKVDKIPRGDWMNYLRWYREILQLPVHNEVKLTLIEPLEKGLHRLHTQKKGAISSSILARKVILATGIQGGGEWHVPPMISNNLPSYLYAHTSAPINFNSLQGKKVAILGGGASAFDNANFALSKGISEAHVFVRRKKMQRINPIRQMEVSGMIEHFPALSDEDKYAGIAHFFQHNQPPTNDTFNRASSWSGFHLHLDSPWVKVAEKGDKAEITTPKGTYLFDFLFISTGLMTDPKLRPELRLIERHIARWKDRYDAPEEIASPTLDAHPYLSLGFSFISRDKKGEALLHGIYSFNYAALISCGLSASALSGMRYGIPRIVSAVTDELFVDDKEANLKDFFEYDVEEFTGEWPVNQEDPSEIV
- a CDS encoding catalase; its protein translation is MEVENKKTEQLKKYTIDNEQKAGLTTNQGLKMAEDEFSLKAGLRGPTLMEDFHFREKMTHFDHERIPERIVHARGVGAHGVFQLYESLEQYTKADFLNDTSKTTPVFVRFSTVQGSRGSSDTVRDVRGFAVKFYTDEGNYDLVGNNIPIFFIQDAIKFPDFVHAVKPEPHNEIPQGASAHDTFWDFAGQNHEIAHMLMWVMSDRAIPRSLRMMEGFGVHTFRLINKEGKAHFVKFHWKPKLGIHSQVWDEAQKSAGKNPDFHRQDLYEAIEKGDYPEWELGLQIIPEEDEFAFDFDILDPTKIWPEEAVPVKIVGKMTLNKNVDNFFAETEQVAFHPGHVVPGIDFSNDPLLQGRLFSYTDTQLSRLGGPNFHQIPINKPVCPFHNNQRDGMHQMAIHHGQTSYHNNTLNNNQPEPVPVEQGGYEHYQEKVDGKKIRGRSESFLDFYSQAKLFYNSLAPFEQQHVKNAFSFELGKCKSETVKNNAVELLNRIDRSIAEEVAKNIGAVLPKENLEVNSTKKSPALSMANTVKKPDTRSVAILLNGEPDKAQLLQWVQTLAANKVNFSIVDKSLHTIDGELKVTDTYDTADASLFDAALLISTNGKIETKAIEFIEMTFNHYKPLGISVSDYAVLNKSRVPINEAGIFDFAKDTMDDFVTGIAEARFWNRAV
- a CDS encoding NAD(P)H-dependent oxidoreductase — its product is MNLLVVFTHPNQKSLNGAFLNRVVNGSKENSSIKDIQVLDLYEEKFNPILFFDEKIKRRHMYNSPYFSKYREQLLWADKIINCRLFFILP
- a CDS encoding MarR family winged helix-turn-helix transcriptional regulator, whose amino-acid sequence is MNEKQFFQNFITFTASVHQLKHALTNDLRPRDLTPIQYSMLEYISVNQPVIPSDISECQQISMPNTSREIKKLLEKNLITKYADEKDRRKQYIVLTKEGKEIMDSIFYDIEYKLKERLNILEEDELLELNNAMDLLQKKLFFSK